The genomic interval GTTTCACCAGGAATGCTTCCACCCACCATCAAAACGACACCAAACTCGCCAACCGTATGGGCGAAGGTAATGACAATCGCCGTCATTAATGAAGATTTGATATTGGGAAGTGCTACAAACAGAAGTGTTTGAAGTCTATTTTTACCCGCGATATATGAGGCTTCCAACATATTTTTAGGCAATGCTTCAAAACCACTTTGAAGCGGTTGCACCATAAAAGGAAGCGAATAAAAACAGCTTGCGACCACAAGTCCTGTGAAGTTAAAAACCAATTTCAGACCAAAAACATCTTGGAAAAATTGCCCAATGGGTGAGTGAAACGAGAGTGCATAGAGAATGTAAAAGCCCAAAACGGAGGGAGGCAAAACAATTGGAAGCGCAGTAATGGACTCAAAAACAGGTTTGAATCGCGATTTGCTTTGCGATAAATTCCAAGCGATAAAAAGGGAAATCACAAAGAGAATTGCGGTGGTAATGGACGCGAGTTTAAATGAAATGAGAAAAGGGGTAAACTCCAATGCCATCAGCTTTTCAAGCATTGAGCACCTCCAAAACAAACAGCTCGCTTGCTTTGATAAGCAACGTAACCTCATCGTTTTTTTGAAGATTCATCCGCGTTGAAGAGCTTAACGTGATAAAACTTTGCACCTCATTTCCGTTTACATGTAAAAGAATAGTGCTGAGCAATTTTCCATTTTCGATGCTCACAATCGTCGCAGGAAGTTGGTTAGCATAACTGAGCTCACCTCGAAGATTTTTCGCAATGGCAACATGCGAAGGCTTGATGCCAAGGGTGACATGTGCGTTTACATGTAAACCCTTTGGCAGATCAAGACCCATCATTTTTAGGCTCACACCTTCATAATCGAAACTAATGATATGAAGATTTTGCTCGCCCTCAATATGCGTCACAACGGCACTAAGTCTATTCATTGACCACATATCCATAATTTTTAAAGACTTCTTTTGCTTTAGCGCTGAGAACAAAGTCATAGAACGCTTTTGCATCAGCATTTTTCTCTGCTTGTTTTAAAAGAACGATACCTTGAGCAATAGGTTTGTAGAGTTTTGGATCAACATCAACCCATTGAACTCCTTTTTTGTACTCTTTCATTTTGTCGCTGTAAAAAGCAGACGCATTAACAAAACCAACATCAGCCGCTGTCAATGAAAATTGTAATGCTTGTCCAATACTATCGCCTTGAACCAATTTTGGCTCAACTTTATCTAAAACATTTGCGTTTTTAAATGCTTCAATACTGGCAGTTCCATACGGCGCTGTTTTTGGATTGGCAATCGCTACTTTCTCGACTTTTGGATCTGTAAGTAGCGCAAGACCTTTACTTAAATCAAGACCTCGTGTACTCACCATAGCTAAAGCGCCACTCGCATAGACAACAGGTTTTGTCACAGCAATGCCATCCGCATATAAGCTTTCAGGGAATTTCATATCGGCACTTAAGAAAACATCAAAGGGAGCACCGTTTTTAATTTGGGTAGTAAATTTGCCGCTGGCACCTAAAACGGTATTGACTTTGATCGCTGGGTTTGTTTTAGCAAACTCCGTTTTAAGCGACTCAACCGCATCCGTCAAATTGGCAGCAACCGCAACACTAATCTCTCCTGCAAGCAAGCTTGCACTTAAAATAACACTAGTTAAAAATAGTTTTAACATAGAAACTCCTTCATAAGATTTTTATTTTCCGATTAAAATACTACTGGATTTGATGATGGCGCAGACGCGAGAACCAACCCCAAGGCTTAAAGCTCTGACCGATTCTGATGTAATGGTGGAGACCACCACATCGTTTTGACCGATGTCAATGCTTACTTGTGCATTGACTTCACCGATTTTGATATCTGTGATCACGCCTGCAAGCTTGTTGCGTGCACTCGTTGCGATGTCAAGAACATTGGAAATTAACACCGAAGAGGCTTTAATGATGCCAACCACTTCATCGCCAATCTCAAGCCCTAACTCTTCGACCGCGCTGTTGGTGATGGTGGAGACAAGAATCACCCCACTTTTGAGCACAATGCTCACCTCTGCATTCACTTTGGCTTGTTTGATCTCACCGATTTTTCCCATCAGCTGATTACGCGCACTGATCTGCATAGCAATCCTTTGTATGTGTTTTAAACTGTTCATCTCAAAGTCACCGACCGTCGAAAGTCTATTTAAAAATCTTTCATACTCTTTTTTTAAAACGCTGTAGTTGGCAATCACCTCAATACCTAAGGGTGTTAGGGTTGTTCCGCCGCCTCCACTACCACCTGTAACACGTGTCACAAGAGGATGGTTGGAGAGGTTATTCATCGTATCAACGGCTTCCCATGTCGCTTTATAACTCAGCCCCACTCTTTTGGCGGCACTGCTGATGGAACCTGTCTCGGCAATCGCCTCAAGGAGCCTAATGCGCTTTTCTAAAAGGGCTGGTTTGTCAAAACTCATCACACCAGAGGTAATCCCTTCCATATATCTTCCTTATGTAATTAAAGTATATAACGGTAGATCGTACTTAAACTATTTGGAGCATTATAACGTTATTACCTTAAGCGTTATAACGCATTCTGTTTATTTTTTCACCATTTGAGGCAAAGTGGCTATTTTAGCCATTTTAAAAGGGGAATTTTAAGAAATTTTTACTAAAATCAAAAATCTATTTTTAAAAGAGCCTTATGACACACAAAATTTTATCGCTTATCTGCGGCGCATGCATTATCACAAGCTCCCTTAGTGCAGCTTACCTTGACAAAGAGACCGCGGATCGTATTAGACGCAACACCGATTCGATCATTGCAAAAGACTTAAGTACAAAACAACTTATCTTCGCCAAAGATGAACAAAAAATCAACCAACCCGCAAGTTTAACCAAAATTATGACCGCCCTGTTAGCCCTAGAGAGTGGTCGTATGAACGAGGTTGTAACGATTACCCGTGAAATGATCCAAGTTGAACCCACTAAAGCAAACCTTCGTGTGGGTGAAAAATTCTACTTAAGAGACCTTGTTAAAGCGGCAATGGTCATGTCTGCTAATGATGCTGCGATGAGCATTGGCGTCTTTTTGGGGGATGGGGATGTCGATAAATTTGTAGTACAAATGAATAAAAAAGCCAAAGCCATTGGCATGAAAAATACCAACTTCACCAACCCATGCGGATTTGACATTGGTCGTCACTACTCCACCGCACTGGATCTTTTAACGATGAGTGAATATGCAATTAAAAACAACAATTTTAACGAGATGGCAAAACTAAAGCGTCACGATTTTAGAGCGATCAATACCAAAAGATCGTATGCCGCCTACACCCATAATAAACTGCTCAACAACTACAAATACGCCGTCGGAATCAAAACAGGCTACACCCAAAAAGCAGGCCCATGTCTCATTGCGCGTGCTAAAAATGGGAAAAAAGATATCTTAGTGGTGATGCTCAACTCCGAACACCGTTGGAATGACATTAGAACCATTTTTGAAGATGTTCTACCTGACATCACCCACTCTAAAGTAGCCTCTCAAAAAGCAACTGCGCCATCAAAAAGCAAAAAGAAAACCACCGCAAGCAAGAAAAAAGCACAAAAAATCGCGTAGGCTTGTCAACAGACAAGCCTTAATCGTTTCTACTTTGAAAAACCCTTTGCTCTCTCATACGATGCTTCCATCGCTTTGATAAAACTGTCTCGCACTTTTCCCTCTTCCAGTTTGGCATAACCCGCCGCAGTCGTGCCAGCAGGGGACATCACTTTGTCTTTTAAAAGGGCTGGGTGTTCACTTTTGAGCACTTCGCCCACGCCTTCAAAAAGCGTTGCGATGTATTGGTAGGTAATCTCTCGCTTCATTCCAAGATTGACGGCACCATCACTCAGCGCTTCTGCGACCAGTGCGATCCACGCAGGGGCAGAACCAGCGAGTCCTGTTGCGATGTCGAGCTCTTTTTCACTCTCTAACCAAAAACAACGACCGATGGAGCTTAGAATATCCATCGCTTCATCTTTAAGTGCCACATCCCCGCACAATGATGTCGCAGATTTGCGTACGAGAGCTGCCATATTGGGCATAGAGCGAATGTAATGCTTTGCCATAATGCCCGATTTCAGTTTTTCCAAACTCACACCCGCCATAATGGAAATCACGCCCTCCGCGATGCCTTTGGTGTGCAGCATGCTAAACGATTGGGGTTTGATCGCAAGGATGACCAGATACCCTTCTAAGGAGGGAATCTCGCTCACAATGGTGATTGTTGGATAAAGCGTTTGAAGTTCTAGTACTCTTGGTGGGTACGCTTCAACAACTGTAATATCGTTTACATGTAAACCTTGAAGCATCGCTCCACCCATATTGCCCGCACCAATTAAAAGTAATTTCATTGATCTTCCTATGCTAATTTTGAAGAATTATAGCGCAATTATTGGTACCGCAACGCATCAATAGGTTCCAGATTGGCTGCTTTTCGTGCGGGGTAAAATCCAAAAAAGACACCAACCCCTGTTGCAACCAAGAAAGAGATAAGGATGGAATTTTGAGTAATCACCACGCTAATAGGAAAGAAATGCGCCACCGTATAAGCTCCACCCACGCCCACACAGACGCCAATGAGACAGCCAATGATCGAGATCATCAGCGCTTCAAGTAAAAACTGCATTAAAATATGACGCTGTTTCGCGCCAATCGCGATGCGAATACCAATTTCACGGGTACGCTCCGTCACAGAAACGAGCATAATGTTCATAATACCAATGCCCCCAACAAGCAGAGAAATCGAAGCAATCGCAGCCAACATCAAAGACATCGCTTTAGTCGTCTCTTGCGCTGTATTGGCAAGCGCGGTGAGGTTACGAATCGTAAAATCATCTTCCGCATTTTCACGCAGTTTATGACGTTGTCGTAAAAGTTCTCTCATCTCTTTTTCGGCTTGATCCATCACGCTATCATTAAGCGCTTCGACCATAATGAATCGCACGACGCCTTTAAACTGCGTTCCAAAAAGCTTCGTTTGTGCTGTCGTAATAGGCACAATCGCCGTATCGTCTTGGTCCCTGCCATCTAAACTTTGCCCTTTTTTTGCTAAAATACCCACAACCAAATACGGACTGTTTTTAATTCGTATTGTTTTGCCCACAGGGTCTTCATCGCCAAAAAGATTTTGTGCAATCGTTTTACCCAAAACCACGACACGTGTGGCACCTCTAACATCCGAGTCCGTAAAAGAGTAACCATTTTCGATCTCCCAGTCGCGCACTTCAAAGTACGAAGGAGTTGTTCCTGTCACTTGCGTGTACCAGTTCGTGGATTGGTAGATGAATTGAGCAGAGCTCGAAGTGGTGGGAGCTGCGGCTAAAACCGTATCCATCTCTTCGATGGCAGTCGCATCGGAAGCGGTAAGTGTTTGAACCCCACCACTTCCCAAACGTACCCCGCCTGAGCTCATAGAGCCTGCAAGAACGATAAGCAAATTGCTTCCCATCGACGCGATGGAGTCTTTGACTTTGGCTTGCGTACCTGCTCCCACCGCGGACATCACAATGACGGCTCCCACGCCGATGACCATGCCAAGCATCGTCAAAAAGGTTCTCAGTCTGTTAGCTCCCATGGCGCGCCATGCTTCAAATAACATCGCCAAAATCATGCGATCTCTTTTACATGTAACGCTGTTGGTCCATCGTGCTGAATCCTGCCATCGACGAAATTAACCAACCGTTTAGCGTAACGCGCGATGTCAGGCTCATGGGTTACGAGCACAATCGTAATGCCCTCTTTTTCGTTTAGATCGCAAAAAAGTTGCATGATCTCTTCACTCGTTTTGGTGTCAAGATTACCCGTTGGCTCATCCGCTAAAATCAGTTTAGGGCGATTGACCAAAGCGCGCGCAATCGCAACGCGTTGCTGTTGTCCGCCTGAGATTTGATTGGGCAAGTAGGTTCCAAACGCTTCAAGCCCCACACTTTTAAGGATCTCTTTGGCGCGAATTTTACGCTCGTGTGCCTTCATGCCTGAGTAGACCAAAGGTAGCGCCACATTGTCGATAAGGTTTTGTCGTGGAATCAGGTTGAAGCCTTGAAAGACAAAACCGATCATGTGATTTCGAAGGTCAGCAAGCTCATCTCTGCTCAGATTTTTGGTGTCTTTAGCGCCTAAAAAATAGTTTCCACCCGTGACTTTATCAAGGCAACCCAATATGTTCATAAAGGTCGATTTTCCAGAGCCTGAGGGTCCCATGATGGCGACAAATTCGCCTTTTTCAATCGTAATATCCACACCTTTAAGCACATTAACTTCACCCGCATCGGTGTGATAGTTCTTGCTTAAATCCTGTATCTTAATGATCTCTTCCATTAAAAAGGCCTCATGGGAGGATGAGAACCACCTCCTGTGGCACTCGTGGCCGTCGAATATTTATTCTCTTCCACAATGATTTTATCACCAGCTTTGAGCTCATCCGTGATGATTTCACTCATACGATTATCAGAAATCCCGACACTGACTTTGATAGGTTTTGGTACGCCATTTTCAAACACAAACAGTGTGGCACTGCCTCGCTCTTTTTTCTCTTTTTTTGGCGTAGTAGGTTTGGCATCTTTACTTGGCGGCATCGTTGGTTTATAACGTAAAGCCGCATTGGGCACTATCAAGACATTTTTCTTCTCCGCAAGGATGACATTGACATACGCCGTCATGCCAGGGATGAGGATTTCATCGGGATTTTCAACCGTTACGACCACATCATACGTTACAACATTGGAAACGGTGGTCGCGTTGAGTCTGACTTGCTTAACCACGCCGACAAATGCATTGTTGGGAAATGCATCGACCGCAAAGGTCACTTTTTGCCCTACTTTGATACGCCCAATGTCTGCTTCGGCAAAGTTAGAGTCGATCTGCATCTGCCTTAAATCTTGTGCAATTTTAAAAAGCACGGGTGCCGATAAACTCGCCGCGACCGTTTGTCCTACATCGATCTGGCGGTCGACCACGACACCTGAAACGGGGGAACGCACAATCGTATATCCTTGGTTGGTGCGATCTTTTTGCGATTGCGCAAGGGCAAGATTGAGCGCCGCACGCGCCGCTTTAAGCTCTTGGACACTCACGTCTAACTCTTGTTTTGAGATGTACTCTTTAGAAAAGAGTTCGCGAGAGCGTTTTTCATTGGCAATGGCAAGTTCCAAAGAGGCTTCGGCACTTTGAACGCTTGCGGCACTTTGCGCGGCTTGTGCATCCAAAAGCGCAGGATCAAGTTCGGCTAAAATTTGCCCTTGTTCCACACGATCGTTAAAATCAACATACAGTTTAATGACTTTTCCTGAGACTTGCGTACCCACCGTAACGAGCACTAACGGGTTCAGCGTGCCATTGGCAGAGACACTTTGCGTGACATCGCCAAGCTCCAAGGTGTGAAATTTATACTTCGCTTCGAGAGGCGGTTTTGTGTACTCTTCCCAACCATAATACCCACCAATACACAGTGCAATCAATGCAAAGATAATAGTAAATTTGTGAAGTAGCATCTTTTTTACAATGTTCATGGTTGTCCTTTTATCGTTGAGAAATCAAGTGAGCCCATCGCTTTGGCGAGGCTTGCTTTGGTAATGTACCAGTTGTAAAGTGACTGGATGTGTTGCTGTTTAGCACTCGCAAGGGCACTTTGAGCGCTTAAAAGATCAAGAATCGTTCCAACTCCTGCTTTGTAGCGGCCAAGGGCAAGATCGTACGAAGCTTGCGCACTGGCGACCAAATCGTTACTCGTGCGTGTGGCTTGGGTTTCGCTAATCAAGGTTTGGTACGTTTTATAGACGTCTAAGTTCGCATCTTGGGAGAGCTTTTCATACTCTGCTTCGCTGATTTTGAGCTGTTGTTGCGCTGCTTGAACTTTGTACTTCGTATTAAAGCCTGAAAAAATAGGAATGCTTACGTAAAGTCCAATGCTGGAACTTCGCTGAGAGGTATTGAACACCGTATCGGTATTGCCCGATGTTGCTGAGAGGGAAAAGGAAGGCATGTGATCCGCTTTGGCAGCTTTGAGCTGTGCTTCATACGCTTTGATCTTCGCACTTGCCGCCATCAAATCGGGACGAAGCCGTTGCGCCTCATCCATCAAAGCTCTGATATTACTCTCAAAAGCGATATCAGGAATAGCAAGACGTGGATTTTGCAGCAAAATCGTGGTGTCAGGCATCATGCCCAAAACACTCGCCAGCCCACCTTGCGCGCTTTTCACGCTCCCTTCGGCTTGAATACGGTTGAGCATCGCTTGCGAATACGCCGTTTGCGCTTGCAAGGTATCTGCAGGGGTTGCGGTGCCTACAGAGTAGCGTGTTTTAGCAGCATTGAGACTCTCCAGTGCGGAGCGTTCGGCTTCAAGACTCGCTTCCAATGAAGCGTTGGAGCCAAAAAGCGTGTAGTAGGCTTCAACAGCGGAGAGAAAAACGCTTTGAATCGTGTCGTTTTCCGAAAAAAGGGCTGCATCCAAAAGCGCTCTTGCGTTATCGTACGTCGCGTCGCGTTTGCCAAAATCGTAGAGCAAATACGAGAGCGTCACGCTGATATTCTCTTGATCACCATTGCGTGTTTCACTGCTTTCACTCTGCAAAATCGAGCCTGAGGCACTCAGTGTTGGCAGATACGCAGAACGACTTACTCCCACTTGTGCTGCTTGGTAGAGCGATGTTTGCCACGCAATGTTTGTTTGCGGATTGTTGCACAGTGCTGCCATCACGACATCGGACAATTCCAAAGACTTACTCAGATCGGTTGTGGTGCAGGTCACAAACGTCGCTTGCTGTTTTGGCAACAGCGCGTATGTGCCCAGTGGATCAAAATCCTCCGCTAACAGCACACACGCCACGCCAAAAACCATGCTCCCTATGAATTTCAAACGCATTGGTATCCTTACGTCATTGACTGTTTTTTTAGGCTAATATTACCAGTAATTTGTTAACACTTCTTTACATGTAATACTTTAGTTCTATTTTAGGAGTATCATTTGAAAAGAGTTTTTACAAGGAGTTTTTATGGCTACACCTTTTTCCCTCATCTCAATCTCGCTTCCGACTCCTTTTACCAGACAAGAGGTGGAAACAAGGCTCGATTGCACGTTGAAAAAAGGAATCGAAAAGGCGTTTTTTCATCAATACCGCGACACCTTTTTGGTCTATACGCAGTTCCATGTCCTCACCTTTATCAACTGGAAACAAGAGGCGATGGATGAAGCGCTCGTCAAATTGGGCATCAAAGATGCCTCTTTTTTGGAACAGCGCTACATTTTTCAAGACTATCCGATTCTCATTGAGCCCAATTTAGAGTTTACATGTAAAGTCAGTAATGAGCAAATTATCCTCAAAGAACCCTTGCCGCTTTACCTCATCATCATAGCGCTTGTCATCTCGCAAAGCGTGGGGTTGGAGAAGTATGAGCAAGACCTTGATGTGCATTTTGAAAAGAGTCAACAACTGCTTGATCTCACACAGAGTTATGCCCTGCTCAAACGCTCCAAACTCATCGAATTTGCACGCAACCTCACCGCCATTCAACACGGCATGGTGAGTGATCTGTTTTTGCTTGATAAACCTAATATTTTGTGGGACAACGAAGAAGCAG from Sulfurospirillum multivorans DSM 12446 carries:
- a CDS encoding TOBE domain-containing protein is translated as MEGITSGVMSFDKPALLEKRIRLLEAIAETGSISSAAKRVGLSYKATWEAVDTMNNLSNHPLVTRVTGGSGGGGTTLTPLGIEVIANYSVLKKEYERFLNRLSTVGDFEMNSLKHIQRIAMQISARNQLMGKIGEIKQAKVNAEVSIVLKSGVILVSTITNSAVEELGLEIGDEVVGIIKASSVLISNVLDIATSARNKLAGVITDIKIGEVNAQVSIDIGQNDVVVSTITSESVRALSLGVGSRVCAIIKSSSILIGK
- the proC gene encoding pyrroline-5-carboxylate reductase, with protein sequence MKLLLIGAGNMGGAMLQGLHVNDITVVEAYPPRVLELQTLYPTITIVSEIPSLEGYLVILAIKPQSFSMLHTKGIAEGVISIMAGVSLEKLKSGIMAKHYIRSMPNMAALVRKSATSLCGDVALKDEAMDILSSIGRCFWLESEKELDIATGLAGSAPAWIALVAEALSDGAVNLGMKREITYQYIATLFEGVGEVLKSEHPALLKDKVMSPAGTTAAGYAKLEEGKVRDSFIKAMEASYERAKGFSK
- a CDS encoding RMD1 family protein; its protein translation is MATPFSLISISLPTPFTRQEVETRLDCTLKKGIEKAFFHQYRDTFLVYTQFHVLTFINWKQEAMDEALVKLGIKDASFLEQRYIFQDYPILIEPNLEFTCKVSNEQIILKEPLPLYLIIIALVISQSVGLEKYEQDLDVHFEKSQQLLDLTQSYALLKRSKLIEFARNLTAIQHGMVSDLFLLDKPNILWDNEEAEKLYNRLSSILELKDRFEIVEHKLTNLKDDISMALDMFNHKHSEFLEWIIIGLIGFEIVMGLIEFFKH
- a CDS encoding efflux RND transporter periplasmic adaptor subunit; this encodes MNIVKKMLLHKFTIIFALIALCIGGYYGWEEYTKPPLEAKYKFHTLELGDVTQSVSANGTLNPLVLVTVGTQVSGKVIKLYVDFNDRVEQGQILAELDPALLDAQAAQSAASVQSAEASLELAIANEKRSRELFSKEYISKQELDVSVQELKAARAALNLALAQSQKDRTNQGYTIVRSPVSGVVVDRQIDVGQTVAASLSAPVLFKIAQDLRQMQIDSNFAEADIGRIKVGQKVTFAVDAFPNNAFVGVVKQVRLNATTVSNVVTYDVVVTVENPDEILIPGMTAYVNVILAEKKNVLIVPNAALRYKPTMPPSKDAKPTTPKKEKKERGSATLFVFENGVPKPIKVSVGISDNRMSEIITDELKAGDKIIVEENKYSTATSATGGGSHPPMRPF
- the modA gene encoding molybdate ABC transporter substrate-binding protein translates to MLKLFLTSVILSASLLAGEISVAVAANLTDAVESLKTEFAKTNPAIKVNTVLGASGKFTTQIKNGAPFDVFLSADMKFPESLYADGIAVTKPVVYASGALAMVSTRGLDLSKGLALLTDPKVEKVAIANPKTAPYGTASIEAFKNANVLDKVEPKLVQGDSIGQALQFSLTAADVGFVNASAFYSDKMKEYKKGVQWVDVDPKLYKPIAQGIVLLKQAEKNADAKAFYDFVLSAKAKEVFKNYGYVVNE
- a CDS encoding ABC transporter permease; its protein translation is MILAMLFEAWRAMGANRLRTFLTMLGMVIGVGAVIVMSAVGAGTQAKVKDSIASMGSNLLIVLAGSMSSGGVRLGSGGVQTLTASDATAIEEMDTVLAAAPTTSSSAQFIYQSTNWYTQVTGTTPSYFEVRDWEIENGYSFTDSDVRGATRVVVLGKTIAQNLFGDEDPVGKTIRIKNSPYLVVGILAKKGQSLDGRDQDDTAIVPITTAQTKLFGTQFKGVVRFIMVEALNDSVMDQAEKEMRELLRQRHKLRENAEDDFTIRNLTALANTAQETTKAMSLMLAAIASISLLVGGIGIMNIMLVSVTERTREIGIRIAIGAKQRHILMQFLLEALMISIIGCLIGVCVGVGGAYTVAHFFPISVVITQNSILISFLVATGVGVFFGFYPARKAANLEPIDALRYQ
- a CDS encoding D-alanyl-D-alanine carboxypeptidase family protein; translated protein: MTHKILSLICGACIITSSLSAAYLDKETADRIRRNTDSIIAKDLSTKQLIFAKDEQKINQPASLTKIMTALLALESGRMNEVVTITREMIQVEPTKANLRVGEKFYLRDLVKAAMVMSANDAAMSIGVFLGDGDVDKFVVQMNKKAKAIGMKNTNFTNPCGFDIGRHYSTALDLLTMSEYAIKNNNFNEMAKLKRHDFRAINTKRSYAAYTHNKLLNNYKYAVGIKTGYTQKAGPCLIARAKNGKKDILVVMLNSEHRWNDIRTIFEDVLPDITHSKVASQKATAPSKSKKKTTASKKKAQKIA
- a CDS encoding ABC transporter ATP-binding protein; the encoded protein is MEEIIKIQDLSKNYHTDAGEVNVLKGVDITIEKGEFVAIMGPSGSGKSTFMNILGCLDKVTGGNYFLGAKDTKNLSRDELADLRNHMIGFVFQGFNLIPRQNLIDNVALPLVYSGMKAHERKIRAKEILKSVGLEAFGTYLPNQISGGQQQRVAIARALVNRPKLILADEPTGNLDTKTSEEIMQLFCDLNEKEGITIVLVTHEPDIARYAKRLVNFVDGRIQHDGPTALHVKEIA
- a CDS encoding TolC family protein; amino-acid sequence: MRLKFIGSMVFGVACVLLAEDFDPLGTYALLPKQQATFVTCTTTDLSKSLELSDVVMAALCNNPQTNIAWQTSLYQAAQVGVSRSAYLPTLSASGSILQSESSETRNGDQENISVTLSYLLYDFGKRDATYDNARALLDAALFSENDTIQSVFLSAVEAYYTLFGSNASLEASLEAERSALESLNAAKTRYSVGTATPADTLQAQTAYSQAMLNRIQAEGSVKSAQGGLASVLGMMPDTTILLQNPRLAIPDIAFESNIRALMDEAQRLRPDLMAASAKIKAYEAQLKAAKADHMPSFSLSATSGNTDTVFNTSQRSSSIGLYVSIPIFSGFNTKYKVQAAQQQLKISEAEYEKLSQDANLDVYKTYQTLISETQATRTSNDLVASAQASYDLALGRYKAGVGTILDLLSAQSALASAKQQHIQSLYNWYITKASLAKAMGSLDFSTIKGQP
- a CDS encoding TOBE domain-containing protein, encoding MNRLSAVVTHIEGEQNLHIISFDYEGVSLKMMGLDLPKGLHVNAHVTLGIKPSHVAIAKNLRGELSYANQLPATIVSIENGKLLSTILLHVNGNEVQSFITLSSSTRMNLQKNDEVTLLIKASELFVLEVLNA
- the modB gene encoding molybdate ABC transporter permease subunit gives rise to the protein MLEKLMALEFTPFLISFKLASITTAILFVISLFIAWNLSQSKSRFKPVFESITALPIVLPPSVLGFYILYALSFHSPIGQFFQDVFGLKLVFNFTGLVVASCFYSLPFMVQPLQSGFEALPKNMLEASYIAGKNRLQTLLFVALPNIKSSLMTAIVITFAHTVGEFGVVLMVGGSIPGETKVASVAIYEMVEIMDYTSAHIYSGIMVSLSFLVLLLVYMFNRNQSHHVGGLS